DNA sequence from the Methylomonas albis genome:
GCGCCGGATGTAAAGCGCTTGGAACGCTTGCTGGCGCAGCTAAAGCTGAAAACCGAGTTGGCTCAGGCAATCACGGATTGGATCGATGCGGATATGCAGATCAGTTATCCACACGGCGCGGAAGACGAAACCTATACCCGGCTAAACCCGGCCTATCGCGCGGCTAACCGGCAATTTGCCGATGTCAGCGAGTTGCTGCTGGTGCAGGGTATGACGCGGGAGACTTATCGGGCATTGCTGCCGTATCTGTATGCCGTGGATGGTTACGCGCCGCTGAACGTCAATACCGCCAGCGCCATCGTATTGCGCTGTTTGGCGGACGACATCAGCGCCGATCAGGCGGAATCCATGTTCAGAGCCAGAGGTAAACCGTTCGAAAAAGTCGCCGAATTTTTAAAGGACGAAGCGGTTGCCGATGCCGGCATCGGTAAATACGGCTTGGCCGTCAGTTCGCAAAATTTTTTATTGAGAGGGCAAATCGATATGGGCAAAACCCATCTGCAGTTTGAGTCGCAATTGCAGCGCGGCGGCGGGACGCGGATAGTGAAACGACAGCGTGTAGGCTTGGCGCATGGCTGACAAACTATTGGTCAGATTCGGGGCAGGGTCTGCAGACAAGCTGGAATGGTTGAGTCTTGCCGAGCCGGATAGTCAGCCGGCGTCCGGTACCATGGCCGAGTTGACGGCGGCTGCGCAGGGTAAGTCCGTGCTGTTGCTGTTGCCGGCCGCTTCGGTGTTATTGCTGGAAATCGAGCTGGCGATTAAAAGCACCGCTCAACTGAAAAAGGCCTTGCCGTTTGCGTTGGAAGACTTACTGGCCGAGGACGTGGAAAACTATCATCTGGTTTGGTTAAAGCAAGACCAAGATAAACTTGCGGTGGCGGCGGTCGCGCACGAAAGATTGTCGGCGTGGCTTGCGCCGTTTCGGGAAGCCGGTTTGGCGCTGGAAGCGGCGTATTCGGAAGCTTTATGCTTGCCGTATAGCCAGGGACAATGCACCTTGCTGATCGACGACGCTAATGTGATTCTGCGCAGCGCCGCCTATCTTGGCGGCGGTGTGGATGCGTTATTTTTGCCGCAACTGCTGGAAAAAGCCCGTGCTGAAGGCGCTGATTTCAGCACTTTAACAATCTGCA
Encoded proteins:
- the gspK gene encoding type II secretion system minor pseudopilin GspK produces the protein MSSLKQRQRGIALITVMLVLAIATVAVVSMSSARQMDIRRTENQLRSMQAWEYAYGLESWAIGRLDADSDAAAKTKVDEKAEADEVDSLDDAWSKPLASTGVAGGRMQAGIADLQGRINLNNLLVEGKVSAPDVKRLERLLAQLKLKTELAQAITDWIDADMQISYPHGAEDETYTRLNPAYRAANRQFADVSELLLVQGMTRETYRALLPYLYAVDGYAPLNVNTASAIVLRCLADDISADQAESMFRARGKPFEKVAEFLKDEAVADAGIGKYGLAVSSQNFLLRGQIDMGKTHLQFESQLQRGGGTRIVKRQRVGLAHG